The sequence below is a genomic window from Thermodesulfovibrionales bacterium.
ATGAAAAGCCGGTCCCCGTTTACGGCGATGGAAAAAACGTGAGGGACTGGCTCTTCGTCGAAGACAACTGCAGGGCGATTGATCTGATCCTCCATCGCGGAAGGACCGGTGAGGTCTACAACGTCGGAGGTAATGCCGAAAGGAAAAACATCGAGATCGTGAAGAAGGTTCTCGCGATCCTGGGTAAGGACGAGTCCTTCATCACCTTCGTCAAAGACAGGCCCGGGCATGACTACCGCTATGCCCTAGACAACGGAAAGATAGAGCGTGAGCTCGGCTGGAGGCCGTCCGTAGACATCGATTCGGGA
It includes:
- a CDS encoding GDP-mannose 4,6-dehydratase; the protein is EKPVPVYGDGKNVRDWLFVEDNCRAIDLILHRGRTGEVYNVGGNAERKNIEIVKKVLAILGKDESFITFVKDRPGHDYRYALDNGKIERELGWRPSVDIDSGLEKTVDWYKKNEWWWRPLKDRLASESAGFWTRK